The Pseudomonadota bacterium DNA segment GAAAATTTACGGGCCCACTGTCTTGGGCTTCGGTTGGATATTGAGAACAAGGACAAAGAAGATCTGTTGAAATTCATCCGCCGCCAAGAGCTCAGCCTGCTCCGAAAAAGCCTGCCACGCTAGTCTGGATTTTTTACGAGTGAAACCGGCGTTTCGCGTAGTACAAGAAATAAACGGCTGATCTGTTGATCTAACGAATCTGCCAGAGAACTTTTCTGGTTCTCGGGCCATCAAATTCGCAGAAGAAAATTTTCTGCCAGGTGCCTAGTTGCAGTTTTCCGTTGTTCACAAAGATGGTTACAGAGCTGCCGATCAATGACGTCATCACATGCGCCGGAGAGTTTCCCTCCATGTGCCGGTATGGATAATCCAGCGGAACAATTTTTTTCAGGGCGCCAAGGATATCAGACTGAACAGCTGGGTCCGCGCCTTCGTTAATGGTTAAACCCGCAGTGGTAT contains these protein-coding regions:
- a CDS encoding secondary thiamine-phosphate synthase enzyme YjbQ; this encodes MNKGTIQIKTSSQMELVDITGKIQQELQSSGIEDGICIVYNPHTTAGLTINEGADPAVQSDILGALKKIVPLDYPYRHMEGNSPAHVMTSLIGSSVTIFVNNGKLQLGTWQKIFFCEFDGPRTRKVLWQIR